From Melitaea cinxia chromosome 23, ilMelCinx1.1, whole genome shotgun sequence, the proteins below share one genomic window:
- the LOC123665256 gene encoding pro-corazonin-like, which yields MMTNATLLLMIVTMSSVASQTFQYSRGWTNGKRGGQKHELTLEKILNPCQMDKLKYLLEGKPLTEKILTPCNYIEEDNELPKRFSSDRGQDSLYDAFQ from the exons ATGATGACGAACGCCACTCTTCTCCTAATGATCGTCACAATGTCGTCCGTCGCCTCACAAACGTTCCAGTATTCAAGAGGTTGGACAAACGGCAAGCGAGGTGGACAGAAACACGAACTTACCCTGGAGAAGATCCTCAACCCCTGCCAAATGGACAAGCTAAAATATCTGCTGGAAGGGAAACCGCTTACAGAAAAA aTTCTAACACCATGTAATTACATCGAAGAAGATAATGAACTACCAAAACGTTTCAGTTCGGACCGCGGACAGGACTCCTTGTACGACGCATTTCAGTAA